A genomic stretch from Deinococcus radiotolerans includes:
- a CDS encoding C40 family peptidase — MKATRILLTLLALSTSASAATYTVKAGDSLYSIARNAGVDAAKLMQLNKLSSSTIQVGQKLNLGGASTSAPAARPQAAAPQAAPQGSAVVRAAATRFLGARYVLGATGGGALDCSGYTLNVFRQLGISLPRTAAAQWRVGSAVSRRDLRAGDLVFFNTMGRTASHVGIYMGDGMMANANSYHGKTMIEPLFSNPYWASRYDGARRVLN; from the coding sequence ATGAAAGCCACGCGCATCCTCCTGACCCTCCTCGCGCTGAGCACCAGCGCCAGCGCCGCCACCTACACCGTCAAGGCCGGTGACTCCCTCTACTCCATCGCCCGGAACGCCGGCGTGGACGCCGCCAAACTCATGCAGCTGAACAAACTCAGCAGCAGCACCATCCAGGTGGGTCAGAAACTCAACCTCGGCGGCGCCAGCACCAGCGCCCCCGCCGCGCGCCCCCAGGCCGCCGCGCCCCAGGCCGCACCGCAGGGCAGCGCCGTCGTCCGCGCCGCCGCCACCCGCTTCCTCGGCGCCCGCTACGTCCTCGGCGCCACCGGCGGCGGCGCCCTGGACTGCAGCGGCTACACCCTGAACGTCTTCCGCCAGCTGGGCATCAGCCTGCCCCGCACCGCTGCCGCACAGTGGCGCGTCGGCAGTGCCGTCAGCCGCCGCGACCTGCGCGCCGGTGACCTGGTGTTCTTCAACACCATGGGCCGCACCGCCAGCCACGTCGGGATCTACATGGGCGACGGCATGATGGCCAACGCCAACAGCTACCACGGCAAGACCATGATCGAGCCGCTGTTCAGCAACCCCTACTGGGCCAGCCGCTACGACGGCGCCCGCCGCGTCCTGAACTGA
- a CDS encoding DUF1844 domain-containing protein produces the protein MPNPEFVGLVNSLQATAEAALGDLNAATASAARDGLLHETRARQTAERSLKLLTMLAEKTRGNLDFTEADLLTGAIGSVRERLAAPSSGADATGPDAN, from the coding sequence ATGCCGAACCCCGAATTCGTCGGACTCGTGAACTCCCTCCAGGCGACCGCCGAGGCCGCCCTGGGTGACCTGAACGCCGCCACCGCCAGCGCCGCCCGCGACGGCCTGCTGCACGAAACCCGCGCCCGCCAGACTGCCGAGCGCAGCCTGAAACTCCTGACCATGCTGGCCGAGAAGACCCGCGGCAACCTGGACTTCACTGAAGCTGACCTGCTGACCGGCGCGATCGGCAGCGTCCGCGAACGCCTCGCCGCGCCGAGCAGCGGCGCCGACGCGACCGGGCCGGACGCGAACTGA
- the dtd gene encoding D-aminoacyl-tRNA deacylase — MRATLQRVTRATCTVEGVLTGQTGPGLLVLLGVAPGDTDTTARALAAKIAKLRIFGDDQGRMNRSVQDIGGGVLSVSQFTLYADTRGGNRPSFTAAAPPDHARALYHTFNAALRDLGLPVGEGVFGAHMVIDLTNDGPVTLTLDVD, encoded by the coding sequence GTGCGGGCCACCCTCCAGCGCGTCACCCGCGCCACCTGCACCGTCGAAGGTGTACTGACCGGGCAGACCGGCCCCGGCCTGCTCGTCCTGCTGGGCGTCGCGCCCGGCGACACCGACACCACCGCCCGCGCCCTGGCCGCCAAGATCGCCAAACTGCGCATCTTCGGCGACGACCAGGGCCGCATGAACCGCAGCGTGCAGGACATCGGCGGCGGCGTCCTGAGCGTCAGCCAGTTCACGCTGTACGCCGATACGCGCGGCGGCAACCGTCCCAGCTTCACGGCCGCCGCCCCCCCCGACCACGCCCGCGCGCTGTACCACACCTTCAACGCCGCGCTGCGCGACCTGGGCCTCCCGGTCGGCGAGGGCGTCTTCGGCGCGCACATGGTCATTGACCTGACCAACGACGGCCCCGTCACTCTCACCCTGGATGTCGACTGA
- a CDS encoding LysM peptidoglycan-binding domain-containing M23 family metallopeptidase, with translation MTRRTLAALLLLTALPALAAPYVVRAGDTLYSIARANGTTVDALLRLNKLSGTALEVGQTIQLPARGEAPPSATSKPGLPAPLSSDQLTPTPATARIAGVNITVPGSLRMGDAFLVSLSGPRAAQATVRFPSEVGEDVRQPNEVLRPVGGAEQFVVVGRVVLGKTTPVVYEVSLDGQMVRGRIPVLGLEDPIQHLNLPPSVSKVLVDPARAAEDALVEKAYARRTPQAWSRPFAPALKGVAPTSSSFGQPRTYVAGGPVAYHFGTDYPAKAGTPVLAVNDGTVVIAGRYPVRGGLVVIDHGAGVVSLYFHQSRVTAKVGQKVKRGDKVGEVGSTGLSAGPHLHLEIRVRGEGTNPAGWVGRLWPR, from the coding sequence ATGACGCGCCGAACACTGGCCGCCCTGCTGCTCCTGACCGCGCTGCCGGCCCTGGCCGCCCCGTACGTGGTGCGGGCCGGGGACACGCTGTACTCGATCGCGCGGGCGAACGGGACGACCGTGGACGCCCTGCTGCGGCTGAACAAGCTGTCCGGCACCGCGCTGGAGGTTGGGCAGACCATCCAGTTGCCCGCCAGGGGTGAAGCTCCGCCCAGCGCCACGAGCAAACCGGGCCTGCCCGCGCCGCTGTCCAGTGACCAGCTGACGCCCACGCCCGCCACGGCGCGCATTGCGGGCGTGAACATCACGGTGCCGGGCAGCCTGCGCATGGGTGACGCGTTCCTGGTCAGCCTGAGCGGGCCGCGCGCCGCGCAGGCGACCGTGCGGTTTCCCAGCGAGGTGGGCGAGGACGTCCGGCAGCCGAACGAGGTGCTGCGGCCGGTCGGGGGCGCGGAGCAGTTCGTGGTGGTGGGCCGCGTGGTGCTGGGCAAGACCACCCCGGTCGTGTACGAGGTGAGCCTGGACGGGCAGATGGTCCGCGGCCGCATCCCAGTGCTGGGCCTGGAGGATCCCATCCAGCACCTGAACCTGCCGCCCAGCGTGAGCAAGGTGCTGGTGGACCCGGCCCGCGCAGCGGAGGACGCGCTGGTGGAGAAGGCGTACGCGCGGCGCACCCCGCAGGCCTGGAGCAGACCCTTCGCGCCCGCGCTGAAGGGCGTGGCGCCGACGAGTTCGTCGTTCGGGCAGCCGCGCACGTACGTGGCGGGCGGCCCGGTCGCGTATCACTTCGGCACCGACTACCCCGCGAAGGCCGGGACGCCGGTGCTGGCTGTGAACGACGGGACGGTCGTGATCGCCGGGCGCTACCCGGTGCGCGGCGGGCTGGTCGTCATCGACCACGGGGCGGGCGTCGTGAGCCTGTACTTCCACCAGAGCCGCGTGACCGCGAAGGTCGGGCAGAAGGTGAAGCGGGGGGACAAGGTGGGCGAGGTGGGCAGCACCGGCCTGAGCGCCGGGCCGCACCTGCACCTGGAAATCCGCGTACGCGGCGAGGGCACGAACCCCGCCGGGTGGGTGGGCCGCCTGTGGCCCCGCTGA
- a CDS encoding N-formylglutamate amidohydrolase: protein MPELNRLLVVTPHPSGALPAEVLSDMLGPDLLNAGARDALLRRVFLDGDPYTDLIFHLPGARSVQAAWSRFAVDLNRDRDDRDENGVIKRGTFDRQPLYPTGFTLSEAARETRLRRYWDPFHALVALEAQEADLLIVGHCMAPSGPALSHDTGTPRPGLCLMTGTDDAPTFPHAAWEALRAACADAFASVLADTPYPDVQVGVPWQTDTISAAYAAPGRAAFGIEVNSGLYLNADGSPRHDVIHALHEAFARFAPHALALARG, encoded by the coding sequence GTGCCTGAACTTAACCGACTGCTGGTCGTGACGCCACACCCGTCCGGCGCGCTGCCCGCCGAGGTGCTGAGCGACATGCTCGGCCCGGACCTCCTGAATGCGGGCGCGCGGGACGCCCTACTGCGCCGCGTGTTCCTGGACGGTGACCCGTACACCGACCTGATCTTCCACCTGCCGGGCGCGCGCAGCGTGCAGGCCGCCTGGAGCCGCTTCGCGGTGGACCTGAACCGCGACCGGGACGACCGGGACGAGAACGGCGTGATCAAACGCGGCACCTTCGACCGTCAGCCCCTGTATCCGACAGGGTTCACGCTGAGCGAGGCGGCGCGCGAGACCCGGCTGCGCCGCTACTGGGATCCCTTCCACGCGCTGGTGGCCCTGGAAGCGCAGGAAGCGGACCTGCTGATCGTGGGGCACTGCATGGCGCCCAGCGGCCCGGCCCTGAGCCACGACACCGGCACGCCCCGCCCGGGCCTGTGCCTGATGACCGGAACGGACGACGCCCCCACCTTCCCGCACGCGGCGTGGGAGGCCCTGCGTGCCGCCTGCGCCGACGCCTTCGCATCCGTGCTGGCGGACACGCCCTATCCGGACGTGCAGGTGGGCGTGCCGTGGCAGACCGACACCATCAGTGCCGCGTACGCAGCGCCGGGCCGCGCGGCGTTCGGGATCGAGGTGAACTCGGGCCTGTACCTGAACGCGGACGGCTCCCCCCGCCACGACGTGATCCACGCCCTGCACGAGGCCTTCGCCCGCTTCGCCCCGCACGCTCTGGCCCTCGCCCGGGGCTGA
- a CDS encoding polyprenyl synthetase family protein: MRAELLSRVLSLLPDPAAAPRAELAAYHTMLRDYPQRGGKGIRSDLLLASARAHGVQPGTPAWEGALWLAAALELFQNWVLIHDDIEDDSEERRGRPALHRLHGAALAINAGDGLHAYMWAAVHRAGVPGAMEAFLEMIHRTAEGQHLDLGWVEAREWGLAEGDYLDMVRLKTAYYTVVVPLQLGALAAGAAPHPDFLPAGLALGAAFQIRDDVLNLNGDPDKYGKEIGGDLLEGKRTLIVLHWLAHAPAGQRGAFLAQMHRDRPEKDSGVIADIHRWLLESGSVTYAQAFADREAAAGLAALEGALAGAANQQAAQDLLGAVRTLATRDH; the protein is encoded by the coding sequence ATGCGTGCCGAACTGCTGTCCCGCGTGCTGTCCCTGCTGCCCGACCCGGCGGCCGCGCCCAGAGCTGAACTTGCTGCGTACCACACGATGCTGCGTGACTACCCCCAGCGCGGCGGCAAGGGCATCCGCAGCGACCTGCTGCTCGCCAGTGCCCGCGCGCACGGCGTGCAGCCCGGCACGCCCGCCTGGGAGGGGGCCCTGTGGCTCGCGGCGGCGCTGGAACTCTTCCAGAACTGGGTGCTCATCCACGACGATATTGAGGACGACAGCGAGGAACGCCGGGGGCGACCCGCGCTGCACCGCCTGCACGGCGCGGCGCTGGCCATCAACGCCGGGGACGGCCTGCACGCGTACATGTGGGCGGCCGTGCACCGCGCGGGCGTGCCCGGCGCGATGGAGGCGTTCCTGGAGATGATCCACCGCACCGCCGAGGGCCAGCACCTCGACCTGGGCTGGGTGGAGGCCCGCGAGTGGGGGCTGGCCGAGGGCGACTACCTGGACATGGTGCGCCTGAAGACCGCGTACTACACGGTCGTCGTGCCGCTGCAACTGGGCGCGCTGGCCGCCGGGGCCGCGCCGCACCCGGACTTCCTGCCCGCCGGGCTGGCGCTGGGCGCGGCATTCCAGATCCGCGACGACGTCCTGAACCTGAACGGCGACCCCGATAAGTACGGCAAGGAGATCGGCGGCGACCTGCTGGAGGGCAAACGCACCCTGATCGTCCTGCACTGGCTGGCGCACGCCCCCGCCGGTCAGCGCGGCGCGTTCCTGGCGCAGATGCACCGTGACCGCCCGGAGAAGGACTCGGGCGTCATCGCGGACATCCACCGCTGGCTGCTGGAGAGCGGCAGCGTCACGTACGCGCAGGCCTTCGCGGACCGTGAGGCGGCCGCGGGCCTGGCCGCGCTGGAGGGGGCCTTGGCCGGCGCCGCGAACCAGCAGGCCGCGCAGGACCTGCTGGGCGCTGTGCGGACCCTCGCCACCCGCGACCACTGA
- a CDS encoding alpha/beta fold hydrolase: MTSKRARRILTLGLLLGGLSLAAVAAAQGTANAPATVATASPALRPALNGERRTLTLPGFGRVAYYADPRGAGRPLILTSSVNAAASAYEMKPLWDAFAGKRPVYALEWPGFGSSDRPDTRYTPELMTSALTALTAQLGTDVDVVSLSLGSEFAARAALQDARIRSLVLISPSGLGQPRGGTQRATGEDGGQTLYNRLNAVSSPLYALLRTRISIEYFLSRSFRGPVDQGLVNYSLDTTRQPGAKYAPLYFISGQLFTPDAYSDLYSRLKIPTLVLYDQDAFVSFDRLQEFTLRPGVRAVRIQGTDGLPQFEKTAEVVEVMTAFWSTPDGN, encoded by the coding sequence ATGACGAGCAAGCGCGCCCGCCGCATCCTGACCCTCGGCCTGCTGCTGGGGGGCCTGTCCCTGGCGGCCGTAGCCGCCGCGCAGGGCACCGCGAATGCCCCGGCCACGGTGGCCACAGCCTCCCCCGCCCTGCGCCCTGCCCTGAACGGTGAGCGCCGGACCCTGACCCTGCCGGGCTTCGGCCGGGTCGCGTACTACGCCGACCCGCGCGGCGCGGGCCGCCCCCTGATCCTGACCAGCAGCGTGAACGCCGCCGCCAGCGCCTACGAGATGAAACCCCTGTGGGACGCGTTCGCCGGGAAGCGCCCCGTGTACGCCCTGGAATGGCCGGGTTTCGGCAGCAGCGACCGCCCCGACACGCGCTACACGCCCGAACTCATGACGAGCGCCCTGACCGCCCTGACCGCCCAGCTGGGCACGGACGTGGACGTGGTCTCCCTGAGCCTGGGCAGTGAGTTCGCCGCCCGCGCCGCGCTCCAGGACGCCCGCATCCGCAGCCTGGTACTCATCAGCCCCAGCGGCCTCGGCCAGCCGCGCGGCGGCACGCAACGCGCCACCGGTGAGGACGGCGGGCAGACGCTGTACAACCGGCTCAACGCGGTCAGCTCGCCCCTGTACGCGCTGCTGCGCACCCGGATCAGCATCGAGTACTTCCTGAGCCGCTCGTTCCGGGGGCCCGTGGATCAGGGCCTCGTGAACTACTCGCTGGACACCACGCGCCAGCCCGGCGCGAAGTACGCGCCCCTGTACTTCATCAGTGGGCAGCTGTTCACCCCCGACGCGTACAGCGACCTCTATAGCCGCCTGAAGATTCCCACCCTGGTCCTGTACGACCAGGACGCCTTCGTCTCCTTTGACCGCCTTCAGGAGTTCACGCTGCGGCCCGGTGTGCGCGCCGTACGCATTCAGGGCACCGACGGCCTGCCGCAGTTCGAGAAGACTGCGGAGGTCGTGGAGGTCATGACGGCCTTCTGGTCCACCCCGGACGGGAACTGA
- a CDS encoding tetratricopeptide repeat-containing diguanylate cyclase, with the protein MTDASTPPILTLPLAWEQRDTAPDLARASAQAHLRTPAHAQASVLLAYLDWRAGQLPRAGETVTGAISTLRLGEPSVWLGRGLNVLAALQSTLNRADRAVELYEEQVALARLIQDPELTATALHDLAVELRHSDPDRARTHITEALGAFQQLAYPFGVAIAHANLAEFARDDGDHACAQEHLRRALAYPHLHQHPHLEASLLITLLHVLPPDADQPERQAAGERLRHLHGHNENPELRATAALHLAEQASPGEQVNLLSTALRGVESLGDHMLLPELHERLSAAHQALGRHDLALTHLRETLAYTRRTHQAERRQSIQTFEVLARIQQLQDQAREARQRNAELQTHLQELRALNARIRELSRTDHLTRLANREHLFTEGQHLAQTATPDTPLSAAIIDVDHFKVVNDTWGHQTGDLVLQRVARMILDVTRPGDIAARYGGEEFVLLRAASAEDLSESCADLQQLIRLHPWGSVAPGLTVTLSIGVAQITAPEFDQLVGHADRRLYRAKRDGRNAIRDQD; encoded by the coding sequence ATGACCGACGCTTCCACCCCACCGATCCTCACGCTGCCGCTGGCCTGGGAACAGCGCGACACCGCCCCCGACCTGGCCCGCGCCAGCGCGCAGGCGCACCTGCGCACGCCCGCCCACGCGCAGGCGAGCGTGTTGCTGGCGTACCTTGACTGGCGCGCAGGCCAGCTGCCACGCGCGGGCGAAACCGTCACCGGCGCGATCAGCACCCTGCGCCTCGGTGAACCCAGCGTGTGGCTGGGGCGCGGGCTGAACGTCCTGGCGGCCCTGCAAAGCACCCTGAACCGCGCCGACCGCGCCGTCGAACTGTACGAGGAGCAGGTGGCGCTGGCCCGGCTCATCCAGGACCCCGAACTGACCGCCACCGCCCTGCACGACCTGGCCGTGGAACTGCGTCACAGCGACCCGGACCGCGCCCGCACGCACATCACCGAGGCGCTCGGAGCGTTCCAGCAGCTGGCCTACCCCTTCGGCGTGGCCATCGCCCACGCGAACCTCGCCGAGTTCGCCCGGGATGACGGGGACCACGCCTGCGCGCAGGAGCACCTGCGGCGCGCCCTGGCGTACCCGCACCTGCACCAGCATCCCCACCTGGAAGCCAGCCTGCTGATCACGCTGCTGCACGTCCTGCCCCCAGACGCGGACCAACCCGAACGGCAGGCGGCCGGGGAGCGCCTGCGGCACCTGCATGGCCACAACGAGAACCCGGAACTGCGCGCCACCGCCGCGCTGCACCTGGCCGAGCAGGCCAGTCCCGGCGAGCAGGTCAACCTCCTGAGTACCGCGCTGCGCGGCGTGGAGTCCCTGGGTGACCACATGCTGCTGCCCGAACTGCACGAGCGGCTCAGTGCCGCGCACCAGGCGCTGGGACGCCACGATCTGGCCCTGACGCACCTACGTGAAACCCTGGCTTACACGCGCCGCACCCATCAGGCCGAGCGGCGCCAGTCCATCCAGACCTTCGAGGTCCTGGCCCGCATTCAGCAGTTGCAGGATCAGGCCCGCGAAGCCCGGCAGCGCAACGCCGAACTGCAGACGCACCTTCAGGAACTGCGCGCCCTGAACGCCCGCATCCGGGAGCTGAGCCGCACCGATCACCTGACCCGTCTGGCCAACCGCGAGCACCTGTTCACCGAGGGGCAGCACCTGGCGCAGACCGCCACGCCGGACACGCCGCTGAGTGCCGCGATCATCGACGTGGACCACTTCAAGGTCGTGAACGACACCTGGGGCCACCAGACGGGTGACCTGGTGCTGCAACGCGTGGCCCGCATGATCCTGGACGTGACCCGCCCCGGCGACATCGCTGCGCGCTACGGCGGAGAGGAATTCGTGCTGCTGCGCGCCGCATCCGCCGAGGACCTGAGTGAGAGCTGCGCGGACCTGCAGCAGCTGATTCGCCTGCACCCCTGGGGGAGCGTGGCGCCAGGCCTGACCGTCACCCTCAGCATCGGCGTGGCGCAGATCACGGCCCCCGAGTTCGATCAGCTGGTCGGGCACGCCGACCGCCGACTGTACCGCGCCAAACGGGACGGCCGGAACGCCATCCGCGACCAGGACTGA
- the leuS gene encoding leucine--tRNA ligase, with the protein MTQMNNEHPINIPEPRMERYNPHAIEKKWQGAWEQSGLYKFNEDAPGEKFYALTMFPYPSGNLHIGHWYANVAPDARARWLRMRGYNVLFPMGFDAFGLPAENAAIKNKTNPATWTYANIERMTGQFQAMGTMIDWSRQFATCDPEYYRWNQWFFIEFYKRGLAYKKGGLVNWCPKDQTVLANEQVVNGHCERCGTAVEKRNLSQWYMKITDYADELLDFSDTDMPEKVRLMQTNWIGKSVGAEVTFDTPAGSETVFTTRPDTLMGATFMVLAPEHAKVADLTTDEQRAEVEAYVAAAGRKTDVERQQEGEKTGVFTGSYATHPITGHQLPIWVADYVLVTYGTGSIMAVPAHDERDFAFARKFGLDIVEVIRAGGAEPMAEDAAEPYTGEGVIVNSGEFDGMPGGKASIAGIVEQLEARGIAKAKTTYRLRDWLFARQRYWGTPIPFVHCPEHGAQPVPEDQLPVRLPENVEFTPTGQSPLKLDTEWLKTTCPVCGGPAERDTDTMDTFVDSSWYMYRYLSPDYHEGPFDPAKDPMMPVDLYTGGIEHAILHLLYSRFWVKVMRDMGLTKHSEPFAHLRNQGMILGEDGEKMSKSRGNVVDPDDLVREYGADTVRTYLMFIAPWELGGPWDPQGINGPAKWLSRVWTLFTDDKVTGPAETVSDADLRFAVHSTLKKVTGDFERLSFNTIIASLMELTNTLVKAKRAPVFGTPAWDEALDIFNRLLAPVVPHIAEEIWAARGQEGSVHTAAWPEVDEAAATRDTVTMGVQVSGKVRGQVTISKSATQDEAMAAAKENADVARFIEGKQIVKEIYVPGRIINIVVK; encoded by the coding sequence GAGCACCCGATCAACATTCCCGAGCCGCGCATGGAGCGGTACAATCCGCACGCCATCGAGAAGAAGTGGCAGGGCGCCTGGGAGCAGAGCGGCCTGTACAAGTTCAATGAGGACGCGCCGGGCGAGAAGTTCTACGCCCTGACGATGTTCCCGTACCCCAGCGGGAACCTGCATATCGGGCACTGGTACGCGAACGTGGCGCCGGACGCGCGGGCGCGCTGGCTGCGGATGCGCGGGTACAACGTGCTGTTCCCGATGGGTTTCGACGCGTTCGGCCTGCCCGCCGAGAACGCCGCCATCAAGAACAAGACGAATCCGGCGACGTGGACGTACGCGAACATCGAGCGGATGACCGGGCAGTTCCAGGCGATGGGCACCATGATCGACTGGAGCCGCCAGTTCGCCACCTGCGACCCGGAGTACTACCGCTGGAACCAGTGGTTCTTCATCGAGTTCTACAAGCGCGGCCTGGCGTACAAGAAGGGCGGGCTGGTGAACTGGTGCCCGAAGGACCAGACGGTCCTGGCGAACGAGCAGGTCGTGAACGGCCACTGCGAGCGCTGCGGCACCGCCGTGGAGAAACGCAACCTGAGTCAGTGGTACATGAAGATCACGGACTACGCCGACGAGCTGCTGGACTTCAGTGACACGGACATGCCCGAGAAGGTCCGCCTGATGCAGACGAACTGGATCGGCAAGTCGGTGGGTGCAGAGGTGACCTTCGACACGCCGGCCGGGTCGGAGACGGTGTTCACGACCCGCCCGGACACCCTGATGGGCGCGACGTTCATGGTGCTGGCCCCCGAGCACGCCAAAGTGGCGGACCTGACCACCGACGAGCAGCGCGCGGAGGTCGAGGCGTACGTGGCGGCGGCGGGCCGCAAGACCGACGTGGAGCGCCAGCAGGAAGGGGAGAAGACCGGCGTGTTCACCGGCAGCTACGCCACGCACCCCATCACCGGTCATCAACTGCCGATCTGGGTGGCGGACTACGTGCTGGTCACGTACGGCACCGGGTCGATCATGGCCGTGCCCGCGCACGACGAGCGCGACTTCGCGTTCGCACGCAAGTTCGGCCTGGATATCGTGGAGGTCATCCGCGCCGGGGGCGCCGAGCCGATGGCCGAGGACGCGGCCGAGCCCTACACCGGTGAGGGCGTCATCGTGAACAGCGGCGAGTTCGACGGGATGCCCGGCGGGAAGGCTAGCATCGCCGGGATCGTGGAGCAGCTGGAGGCGCGCGGCATCGCGAAGGCGAAGACCACGTACCGCCTGCGCGACTGGCTGTTCGCCCGCCAGCGCTACTGGGGCACGCCGATTCCCTTCGTGCACTGCCCCGAGCACGGCGCGCAGCCCGTCCCCGAGGACCAGCTGCCCGTGCGCCTGCCCGAGAACGTGGAGTTCACCCCGACCGGCCAGAGCCCCCTGAAACTGGACACCGAGTGGCTGAAGACCACCTGCCCCGTCTGCGGCGGCCCCGCCGAGCGCGACACCGACACCATGGACACCTTCGTGGACTCCAGCTGGTACATGTACCGCTACCTGAGCCCCGACTACCACGAGGGCCCCTTCGATCCCGCCAAGGACCCCATGATGCCCGTGGACCTGTACACGGGCGGCATCGAGCACGCGATCCTGCACCTGCTGTACTCGCGCTTCTGGGTGAAGGTCATGCGCGACATGGGCCTGACCAAGCACAGTGAGCCCTTCGCGCACCTGCGCAACCAGGGCATGATCCTGGGCGAGGACGGCGAGAAGATGAGCAAGTCGCGCGGGAACGTCGTCGACCCGGACGACCTGGTGCGCGAGTACGGCGCGGACACGGTCCGCACGTACCTGATGTTCATCGCGCCGTGGGAACTGGGTGGCCCGTGGGACCCGCAGGGCATCAACGGCCCCGCCAAGTGGCTGAGCCGCGTGTGGACCCTGTTCACCGACGACAAGGTCACCGGCCCCGCCGAGACCGTCAGTGACGCGGACCTGCGCTTCGCGGTGCACAGCACCCTGAAGAAGGTCACCGGGGACTTCGAGCGCCTGAGCTTCAACACGATCATCGCGTCGCTGATGGAACTGACGAACACCCTGGTCAAGGCCAAGCGCGCCCCGGTGTTCGGCACGCCCGCCTGGGACGAGGCGCTGGACATCTTCAACCGCCTGCTGGCCCCCGTCGTGCCGCACATCGCCGAGGAAATCTGGGCGGCGCGCGGCCAGGAGGGCAGCGTACACACCGCCGCGTGGCCCGAAGTCGATGAGGCAGCCGCGACCCGCGACACCGTCACCATGGGCGTGCAGGTCAGCGGCAAGGTGCGCGGGCAGGTCACCATCAGCAAGAGCGCCACGCAGGACGAGGCGATGGCCGCCGCCAAAGAGAACGCCGACGTGGCGCGCTTCATCGAGGGCAAGCAGATCGTCAAGGAGATCTACGTACCCGGCCGCATCATCAACATCGTTGTGAAGTAA